A genomic window from Cupriavidus basilensis includes:
- a CDS encoding DUF5594 family protein, with translation MSQDIAARFNAEFAPRIAQTIAELFKRRIHVEVVPDERPGRAARVRLCGEPFDEPRRFAQPLNVYLSWDGLEVEALFAAGGAEKFEHYLAALPGKMRAWQTPRQIDFGTRSQADPTVLLGGLDFEH, from the coding sequence GTGAGCCAAGACATTGCAGCGCGTTTCAATGCGGAGTTCGCCCCGCGGATTGCGCAGACGATCGCGGAATTGTTCAAGCGCCGCATTCACGTCGAGGTGGTGCCGGATGAGAGGCCTGGCCGCGCTGCGCGCGTCCGCCTTTGCGGCGAGCCGTTCGATGAGCCGCGGCGGTTCGCGCAGCCATTGAACGTTTACCTGTCGTGGGACGGCCTCGAGGTGGAAGCGCTGTTCGCCGCCGGTGGCGCGGAAAAATTCGAGCACTATCTCGCGGCCCTGCCGGGCAAGATGCGCGCGTGGCAAACGCCCCGGCAGATCGACTTCGGGACACGTTCGCAGGCAGATCCTACCGTGCTGCTTGGCGGGCTGGATTTCGAGCATTGA